From Oreochromis aureus strain Israel breed Guangdong linkage group 4, ZZ_aureus, whole genome shotgun sequence, a single genomic window includes:
- the LOC116319380 gene encoding serine/threonine-protein kinase WNK4-like isoform X2, with amino-acid sequence MLPWTPDSDSKKRPEEEKQQEDEEESDMTTSKDDPASQSDAAVKPQDGSSDSGEEAAVVLSNREVLPWQQKEEERDEAETQAVASSPDGRFLKFNIEIGRGSFKAVYKGLDTETTVEVAWCELQTHRLNKAERQRFNEEVEMLKALQHPNIVRFYDSWKSTLKGHKCTILVTELMTSGTLKTYLRRFRQMKLKLLQRWSLQILKGLHFLHSRCPPIIHRDLKCDNIFITGPTASVKIGDLGLATLKKASFAKSVIGTPEFMAPEMYEEKYDEAVDIYAFGMCILEMATSEYPYSECQNAAQIYRKVTSGIKPESFSKVTIPELREIIEGCIRTKSSERFTVQDLLDHRFFQEKLGVHVELAEEDDGSKTSLKLWLRMDDNKKLRGKYKDHNAIEFVFELYKDVPEEVAQEMVVLGFVCEADYKVIAKAIRYRVTAIKRQREKRRHLEEEKLKHQKEVIEEEVDPQSPETSIQKPATNTADGKQDSAATPAFKKAPSVTSMTSLVMSSSSSLVDSGISGVSSRMGGDGDEDGDKTLRHASCSSATSDCETDFSFSSWGVEAPPPPVKNPAPPPMVQETPRPEAPPPVTRLPSKAKPPPLPVLRFPKSIAVSHSAEQTSHGSVCGFSSPVDSYASDVTSGLSDGTDGQSEKSTQDIAKRAAVKQFRRRARARLRITGVSDMVDRVVECQLQTHDGKMVTFKFDLDGDNPEDIASVMLHRDFILPSEREGFIVRMYEIIKRAESVMHHRPQADSDRLSRLNTSTLPGSAMNLSAGGLSRTLSSSSLTDIDSVEPPPLKGADFSIDPEATPPVRSLRSQSFHTSSASSYQPPIYPLSYPHVDSTAPHPSPGPQYHLPTHPYYSYTASPPTQSPAPSLHRVQSNPLLHTPSSSSAPLSQWASPEQSLFSLANVLSLAMSVAQTFMPPPRAPNQGFQPRPPFTTPQATQSPPLSPSFGPQLHHPSHTPFSPPFFPPPAYPPPAPQTNSASDSQQVVAPPSRIPDSPQIEKEQGQSHTPVQQKLSSAPPLHGSVTASAPSSTSAPSHRGELRHSSPPQSTLNKKLSPPDSPSPRLSPIHEAEKPSAFSVGRFQVTPSKHGQAAHQQEQRAISQATPTAHSPPPPRKNQSESDTESSTESSGSESSISTVTLAPVINKNANPGGQEERRSREEEGSQKRREEEEERKRRRGRRLNVSQWEGTAGSFSQSWSRSATYSSDESDSENGEMWEELQELRERHLMEVQNLQVSQKQEIEELYRQKGKVPPPGIVPPAAMLNSRQRRLSMSGNNPSSRRLDMLPPAGIMRRTSISSSSSGSQDRAGKGVTFAPEHSCM; translated from the exons ATGCTGCCCTGGACCCCTGACAGCGACAGCAAAAAAAGacctgaagaagaaaaacaacaagaggatgaagaggagtcGGACATGACCACATCTAAGGACGACCCCgccagccaatcagatgctGCGGTTAAGCCTCAGGACGGCAGCTCGGACTCTGGGGAGGAGGCGGCCGTGGTGCTGTCAAACAGGGAGGtgttaccatggcaacagaaGGAGGAAGAGCGCGACGAAGCAGAGACACAGGCGGTGGCTTCATCGCCCGACGGACGATTCCTCAAGTTCAACATCGAGATCGGACGAGGATCCTTTAAGGCGGTCTACAAAGGACTCGACACCGAGACCACGGTGGAGGTGGCCTGGTGTGAGctgcag ACTCACCGTCTGAACAAGGCTGAACGTCAGCGCTTCAACGAGGAGGTGGAGATGCTGAAAGCTCTGCAGCATCCCAACATCGTCCGATTCTACGACTCTTGGAAGTCGACGCTGAAAGGACACAAATGCACCATCCTGGTGACGGAGCTCATGACGTCCGGGACCCTCAAGAC GTACCTGCGCAGGTTCCGTCAGATGaaactgaagctgctgcagcgcTGGAGCCTCCAGATCCTGAAGGGGCTTCACTTCCTGCACTCACGCTGCCCCCCGATCATTCACCGAGACCTCAAGTGTGACAACATCTTCATCACTGGGCCCACGGCCTCCGTCAAGATCGGAGACCTGGGTCTCGCCACGCTCAAGAAGGCCTCGTTCGCTAAGAGTGTGATTG GAACTCCAGAGTTCATGGCTCCAGAGATGTATGAGGAGAAGTACGACGAGGCTGTGGACATTTACGCCTTCGGCATGTGCATCCTGGAGATGGCGACCTCCGAGTATCCATACTCTGAGTGTCAGAACGCTGCCCAGATCTACCGCAAGGTCACAAGT GGAATCAAACCAGAGAGTTTTTCCAAAGTGACCATCCCGGAGCTGAGGGAGATCATTGAGGGCTGCATCCGAACCAAGAGCAGCGAGAG GTTCACAGTTCAGGACCTGCTGGATCACCGGTTCTTCCAGGAGAAGCTTGGCGTCCACGTGGAACTGGCAGAAGAAGACGACGGGTCGAAGACGTCGCTGAAACTCTGGCTGCGGATGGATGACAACAAGAAGCTTCGTGGCAAATATAAAGACCACAACGCCATAGAGTTCGTGTTCGAGCTGTACAAGGACGTCCCCGAGGAGGTGGCTCAGGAGATG GTGGTGCTGGGGTTCGTGTGCGAGGCAGACTATAAGGTGATTGCCAAGGCGATCAGATACCGGGTGACGGCCATAAAGCGCCAGCGGGAGAAACGGCGCCACCTGGAGGAGGAAAAGCTCAAACACCAGAAAGAAGTGATTGAAGAGGAGGTTGACCCCCAGTCACCTGAAACGTCCATTCAGAAACCAGCCACAAACACAGCTGATGGGAAG caGGATTCAGCCGCCACACCTGCCTTTAAAAAAGCCCCTAGCGTCACAAGTATGACATCGTTGGTTATGTCGTCGAGCAGCAGTCTGGTGGATTCTGGGATCAGCGGCGTGTCCAGCAGGATGGGAGGAGACGGCGACGAGGACGGCGATAAAACTCTCAGACATGCGTCGTGCTCGTCAGCTACCT CCGACTGTGAGACAGACTTCTCCTTCAGTTCCTGGGGTGTTGAAGCTCCGCCTCCTCCAGTCAAAAACCCTGCACCTCCACCAATGGTCCAGGAAACCCCTCGACCTGAGGCTCCTCCCCCTGTGACCCGGCTCCCATCCAAAGCCAAACCTCCGCCCCTCCCCGTGCTGCGTTTCCCAAAG AGCATTGCTGTGTCCCACAGTGCCGAGCAAACATCACATGGATCAGTCTGCGGCTTCTCCTCACCTGTGGACAG CTACGCCTCTGACGTGACCTCAGGTTTGAGTGATGGCACTGACGGCCAATCAGAGAAGAGCACTCAGGACATCGCAAAAAGAGCGGCTGTGAAACAGTTCAGGAGGAGAGCGCGAGCTCGTCTGAGAATCACAGGG gtgtcaGACATGGTGGACCGAGTGGTGGAGTGTCAGCTGCAGACTCACGACGGTAAGATGGTGACGTTTAAGTTCGACCTGGATGGAGACAATCCAGAAGACATCGCATCAGTGATG CTCCACAGAGACTTCATCCTGCCATCAGAGCGGGAAGGATTCATAGTTCGCATGTATGAGATCATCAAGAGGGCGGAGTCAGTGATGCATCATCGTCCACAGGCAGACTCTGATAGGCTGTCCCGCCTGAACACCTCCACGCTGCCTGGAAGTGCG ATGAACCTGTCAGCAGGCGGCCTCTCCAGAACTCTGTCCTCCTCCTCATTAACCG ATATCGACAGCGTTGAACCCCCTCCTTTAAAAGGAGCCGACTTCTCCATTGACCCTGAAGCCACGCCCCCTGTCAGATCACTGAGGTCACAGTCTTTTCACACGTCTTCAG CTTCCTCATATCAGCCCCCCATTTACCCCCTCAGTTACCCCCATGTGGACTCCACTGCACCACACCCATCTCCTGGTCCCCAGTATCACCTCCCAACTCACCCCTACTACTCCTACACTGCTTCCCCCCCCACCCAGAGCCCCGCCCCCAgcctccacagagtccagagtAACCCTTTGCTCCAcaccccctcctcttcctcagctcCTCTTTCTCAGTGGGCTTCACCTGAGCAGTCTCTCTTCTCTCTGGCCAACGTGCTCTCTCTGGCTATGAGTGTAGCCCAGACCTTCATGCCCCCACCTAGAGCCCCAAACCAGGGCTTTCAACCCCGCCCTCCATTTACCACCCCCCAGGCCACACAGTCTCCTCCACTATCTCCATCCTTTGGACCCCAGCTCCACCATCCAAGCCACACACCCTTTTCCCCTCCTTTCTTCCCCCCACCAGCCTATCCCCCACCCGCACCACAGACGAACTCTGcctcagacagccagcaggtGGTGGCACCGCCCAGTCGGATCCCAGACTCACCTCAGATAGAGAAGGAGCAAGGACAG TCTCACACTCCAGTCCAGCAGAAGCTCAGCTCAGCTCCGCCCCTTCACG GTTCAGTGACTGCCTCTGCTCCCAGCTCGACCAGTGCTCCCAGTCACAGAGGAGAGCTCCGTCACTCGTCCCCTCCTCAGTCGACTCTGAACAAAAAA CTCTCCCCGCCTGATTCTCCTTCACCCAGACTGTCCCCCATACACGAAG CAGAGAAACCTTCTGCTTTCAGCGTTGGTCGTTTCCAGGTCACGCCCTCTAAACATGGTCAGGCTGCCCACCAGCAGGAGCAACGAGCCATCAGTCAGGCCACGCCCACGGCTCACTCCCCGCCTCCTCCCAGGAAGAACCAATCAGAGAGTGACACAGAAAGCAGCACAGAAAGCAGCGGATCAGAGAGCAGCATCAGCACGGTGACCCTCGCCCCAGTTATTAACAAGAACGCCAACCCGGGAGgtcaggaggagaggaggagcagagaggaggagggcagccagaaaaggagggaggaggaggaggagaggaagaggagaagaggccGCAGGCTGAACGTCAGTCAGTGGGAGGGGACAGCCGGCAGCTTCAGCCAGTCTTGGAGTCGCTCTGCGACCTACAGCTCCGACGAGTCTGACAGCGAGAACGGAGAGATGTGGGAGGAGCTACAGGAACTACGGGAAAG ACACCTGATGGAGGTGCAGAACCTGCAGGTCAGCCAGAAGCAAGAGATCGAAGAGCTGTACCGGCAGAAGGGGAAAGTCCCGCCCCCTGGAATCGTTCCTCCTGCAGCCATGTTGAACAGCCGGCAGCGGCGCCTCTCCATGTCTGGAAACAATCCCTCCTCTCGCAGGCTGGATATGCTGCCCCCTGCAG gTATCATGAGGAGGACctcaatcagcagcagcagcagtggatCTCAGGACAGAGCAGGGAAAGGCGTGACCTTTGCCCCCGAGCACAGCTGCATG TGA
- the LOC116319380 gene encoding serine/threonine-protein kinase WNK4-like isoform X1, whose product MLPWTPDSDSKKRPEEEKQQEDEEESDMTTSKDDPASQSDAAVKPQDGSSDSGEEAAVVLSNREVLPWQQKEEERDEAETQAVASSPDGRFLKFNIEIGRGSFKAVYKGLDTETTVEVAWCELQTHRLNKAERQRFNEEVEMLKALQHPNIVRFYDSWKSTLKGHKCTILVTELMTSGTLKTYLRRFRQMKLKLLQRWSLQILKGLHFLHSRCPPIIHRDLKCDNIFITGPTASVKIGDLGLATLKKASFAKSVIGTPEFMAPEMYEEKYDEAVDIYAFGMCILEMATSEYPYSECQNAAQIYRKVTSGIKPESFSKVTIPELREIIEGCIRTKSSERFTVQDLLDHRFFQEKLGVHVELAEEDDGSKTSLKLWLRMDDNKKLRGKYKDHNAIEFVFELYKDVPEEVAQEMVVLGFVCEADYKVIAKAIRYRVTAIKRQREKRRHLEEEKLKHQKEVIEEEVDPQSPETSIQKPATNTADGKQDSAATPAFKKAPSVTSMTSLVMSSSSSLVDSGISGVSSRMGGDGDEDGDKTLRHASCSSATSDCETDFSFSSWGVEAPPPPVKNPAPPPMVQETPRPEAPPPVTRLPSKAKPPPLPVLRFPKSIAVSHSAEQTSHGSVCGFSSPVDSYASDVTSGLSDGTDGQSEKSTQDIAKRAAVKQFRRRARARLRITGVSDMVDRVVECQLQTHDGKMVTFKFDLDGDNPEDIASVMLHRDFILPSEREGFIVRMYEIIKRAESVMHHRPQADSDRLSRLNTSTLPGSAMNLSAGGLSRTLSSSSLTDIDSVEPPPLKGADFSIDPEATPPVRSLRSQSFHTSSASSYQPPIYPLSYPHVDSTAPHPSPGPQYHLPTHPYYSYTASPPTQSPAPSLHRVQSNPLLHTPSSSSAPLSQWASPEQSLFSLANVLSLAMSVAQTFMPPPRAPNQGFQPRPPFTTPQATQSPPLSPSFGPQLHHPSHTPFSPPFFPPPAYPPPAPQTNSASDSQQVVAPPSRIPDSPQIEKEQGQSHTPVQQKLSSAPPLHGSVTASAPSSTSAPSHRGELRHSSPPQSTLNKKLSPPDSPSPRLSPIHEAEKPSAFSVGRFQVTPSKHGQAAHQQEQRAISQATPTAHSPPPPRKNQSESDTESSTESSGSESSISTVTLAPVINKNANPGGQEERRSREEEGSQKRREEEEERKRRRGRRLNVSQWEGTAGSFSQSWSRSATYSSDESDSENGEMWEELQELRERHLMEVQNLQVSQKQEIEELYRQKGKVPPPGIVPPAAMLNSRQRRLSMSGNNPSSRRLDMLPPAGIMRRTSISSSSSGSQDRAGKGVTFAPEHSCMVRD is encoded by the exons ATGCTGCCCTGGACCCCTGACAGCGACAGCAAAAAAAGacctgaagaagaaaaacaacaagaggatgaagaggagtcGGACATGACCACATCTAAGGACGACCCCgccagccaatcagatgctGCGGTTAAGCCTCAGGACGGCAGCTCGGACTCTGGGGAGGAGGCGGCCGTGGTGCTGTCAAACAGGGAGGtgttaccatggcaacagaaGGAGGAAGAGCGCGACGAAGCAGAGACACAGGCGGTGGCTTCATCGCCCGACGGACGATTCCTCAAGTTCAACATCGAGATCGGACGAGGATCCTTTAAGGCGGTCTACAAAGGACTCGACACCGAGACCACGGTGGAGGTGGCCTGGTGTGAGctgcag ACTCACCGTCTGAACAAGGCTGAACGTCAGCGCTTCAACGAGGAGGTGGAGATGCTGAAAGCTCTGCAGCATCCCAACATCGTCCGATTCTACGACTCTTGGAAGTCGACGCTGAAAGGACACAAATGCACCATCCTGGTGACGGAGCTCATGACGTCCGGGACCCTCAAGAC GTACCTGCGCAGGTTCCGTCAGATGaaactgaagctgctgcagcgcTGGAGCCTCCAGATCCTGAAGGGGCTTCACTTCCTGCACTCACGCTGCCCCCCGATCATTCACCGAGACCTCAAGTGTGACAACATCTTCATCACTGGGCCCACGGCCTCCGTCAAGATCGGAGACCTGGGTCTCGCCACGCTCAAGAAGGCCTCGTTCGCTAAGAGTGTGATTG GAACTCCAGAGTTCATGGCTCCAGAGATGTATGAGGAGAAGTACGACGAGGCTGTGGACATTTACGCCTTCGGCATGTGCATCCTGGAGATGGCGACCTCCGAGTATCCATACTCTGAGTGTCAGAACGCTGCCCAGATCTACCGCAAGGTCACAAGT GGAATCAAACCAGAGAGTTTTTCCAAAGTGACCATCCCGGAGCTGAGGGAGATCATTGAGGGCTGCATCCGAACCAAGAGCAGCGAGAG GTTCACAGTTCAGGACCTGCTGGATCACCGGTTCTTCCAGGAGAAGCTTGGCGTCCACGTGGAACTGGCAGAAGAAGACGACGGGTCGAAGACGTCGCTGAAACTCTGGCTGCGGATGGATGACAACAAGAAGCTTCGTGGCAAATATAAAGACCACAACGCCATAGAGTTCGTGTTCGAGCTGTACAAGGACGTCCCCGAGGAGGTGGCTCAGGAGATG GTGGTGCTGGGGTTCGTGTGCGAGGCAGACTATAAGGTGATTGCCAAGGCGATCAGATACCGGGTGACGGCCATAAAGCGCCAGCGGGAGAAACGGCGCCACCTGGAGGAGGAAAAGCTCAAACACCAGAAAGAAGTGATTGAAGAGGAGGTTGACCCCCAGTCACCTGAAACGTCCATTCAGAAACCAGCCACAAACACAGCTGATGGGAAG caGGATTCAGCCGCCACACCTGCCTTTAAAAAAGCCCCTAGCGTCACAAGTATGACATCGTTGGTTATGTCGTCGAGCAGCAGTCTGGTGGATTCTGGGATCAGCGGCGTGTCCAGCAGGATGGGAGGAGACGGCGACGAGGACGGCGATAAAACTCTCAGACATGCGTCGTGCTCGTCAGCTACCT CCGACTGTGAGACAGACTTCTCCTTCAGTTCCTGGGGTGTTGAAGCTCCGCCTCCTCCAGTCAAAAACCCTGCACCTCCACCAATGGTCCAGGAAACCCCTCGACCTGAGGCTCCTCCCCCTGTGACCCGGCTCCCATCCAAAGCCAAACCTCCGCCCCTCCCCGTGCTGCGTTTCCCAAAG AGCATTGCTGTGTCCCACAGTGCCGAGCAAACATCACATGGATCAGTCTGCGGCTTCTCCTCACCTGTGGACAG CTACGCCTCTGACGTGACCTCAGGTTTGAGTGATGGCACTGACGGCCAATCAGAGAAGAGCACTCAGGACATCGCAAAAAGAGCGGCTGTGAAACAGTTCAGGAGGAGAGCGCGAGCTCGTCTGAGAATCACAGGG gtgtcaGACATGGTGGACCGAGTGGTGGAGTGTCAGCTGCAGACTCACGACGGTAAGATGGTGACGTTTAAGTTCGACCTGGATGGAGACAATCCAGAAGACATCGCATCAGTGATG CTCCACAGAGACTTCATCCTGCCATCAGAGCGGGAAGGATTCATAGTTCGCATGTATGAGATCATCAAGAGGGCGGAGTCAGTGATGCATCATCGTCCACAGGCAGACTCTGATAGGCTGTCCCGCCTGAACACCTCCACGCTGCCTGGAAGTGCG ATGAACCTGTCAGCAGGCGGCCTCTCCAGAACTCTGTCCTCCTCCTCATTAACCG ATATCGACAGCGTTGAACCCCCTCCTTTAAAAGGAGCCGACTTCTCCATTGACCCTGAAGCCACGCCCCCTGTCAGATCACTGAGGTCACAGTCTTTTCACACGTCTTCAG CTTCCTCATATCAGCCCCCCATTTACCCCCTCAGTTACCCCCATGTGGACTCCACTGCACCACACCCATCTCCTGGTCCCCAGTATCACCTCCCAACTCACCCCTACTACTCCTACACTGCTTCCCCCCCCACCCAGAGCCCCGCCCCCAgcctccacagagtccagagtAACCCTTTGCTCCAcaccccctcctcttcctcagctcCTCTTTCTCAGTGGGCTTCACCTGAGCAGTCTCTCTTCTCTCTGGCCAACGTGCTCTCTCTGGCTATGAGTGTAGCCCAGACCTTCATGCCCCCACCTAGAGCCCCAAACCAGGGCTTTCAACCCCGCCCTCCATTTACCACCCCCCAGGCCACACAGTCTCCTCCACTATCTCCATCCTTTGGACCCCAGCTCCACCATCCAAGCCACACACCCTTTTCCCCTCCTTTCTTCCCCCCACCAGCCTATCCCCCACCCGCACCACAGACGAACTCTGcctcagacagccagcaggtGGTGGCACCGCCCAGTCGGATCCCAGACTCACCTCAGATAGAGAAGGAGCAAGGACAG TCTCACACTCCAGTCCAGCAGAAGCTCAGCTCAGCTCCGCCCCTTCACG GTTCAGTGACTGCCTCTGCTCCCAGCTCGACCAGTGCTCCCAGTCACAGAGGAGAGCTCCGTCACTCGTCCCCTCCTCAGTCGACTCTGAACAAAAAA CTCTCCCCGCCTGATTCTCCTTCACCCAGACTGTCCCCCATACACGAAG CAGAGAAACCTTCTGCTTTCAGCGTTGGTCGTTTCCAGGTCACGCCCTCTAAACATGGTCAGGCTGCCCACCAGCAGGAGCAACGAGCCATCAGTCAGGCCACGCCCACGGCTCACTCCCCGCCTCCTCCCAGGAAGAACCAATCAGAGAGTGACACAGAAAGCAGCACAGAAAGCAGCGGATCAGAGAGCAGCATCAGCACGGTGACCCTCGCCCCAGTTATTAACAAGAACGCCAACCCGGGAGgtcaggaggagaggaggagcagagaggaggagggcagccagaaaaggagggaggaggaggaggagaggaagaggagaagaggccGCAGGCTGAACGTCAGTCAGTGGGAGGGGACAGCCGGCAGCTTCAGCCAGTCTTGGAGTCGCTCTGCGACCTACAGCTCCGACGAGTCTGACAGCGAGAACGGAGAGATGTGGGAGGAGCTACAGGAACTACGGGAAAG ACACCTGATGGAGGTGCAGAACCTGCAGGTCAGCCAGAAGCAAGAGATCGAAGAGCTGTACCGGCAGAAGGGGAAAGTCCCGCCCCCTGGAATCGTTCCTCCTGCAGCCATGTTGAACAGCCGGCAGCGGCGCCTCTCCATGTCTGGAAACAATCCCTCCTCTCGCAGGCTGGATATGCTGCCCCCTGCAG gTATCATGAGGAGGACctcaatcagcagcagcagcagtggatCTCAGGACAGAGCAGGGAAAGGCGTGACCTTTGCCCCCGAGCACAGCTGCATGGTGAGGGATTGA